A part of Clostridium novyi genomic DNA contains:
- a CDS encoding YjiH family protein, whose amino-acid sequence MSEITKYKFKKNYPLKSYIKFFIPSFIGVFLFMTPIKLLGKTTIPVAFLSKAFQGLITSYLPLITTILIITSLVITLVTKILKPSFIMNNDYLERLFNITPLWFITRVLGGFFVICTYFKIGSSIIYSEDTGNLLLNSLLPALFSVFLFAGLFLPLILDFGLLEFFGTMLTKIMRPLFNLPGRSSVDCIASWLGDGTIGVLLTSKQYEDGFYTAREAAIIGTSFSAVSITFALLVIRQVGLEDMFVPFYLTVTLAGMVAAFLVPRIPPLSRKTDTFYNNKNSNTSESIPSGYSSFSWGLEQAIQRAEKNNDTKKFFIDGLKNVLDMWLGVTPVVMALGTLALIIATYTHIFQWLGTPFIPFLKLLHLPEAKAASSTLVVGFADMFLPSVIAASTIKSELTRFVIAAVSVTQLIYMSEVGGLLIGSKIPVNFKELFIIFLERTLITLPVITLIAHIIFK is encoded by the coding sequence TATGACTCCTATAAAATTACTTGGTAAAACTACAATTCCAGTTGCTTTTCTTTCTAAAGCATTTCAGGGATTGATAACTTCTTATTTACCACTAATAACCACAATACTTATAATTACATCACTTGTAATTACCCTAGTTACAAAAATATTGAAACCTTCATTTATAATGAATAATGATTACTTGGAAAGGCTTTTTAATATAACTCCACTATGGTTTATAACTAGAGTTTTAGGTGGATTTTTTGTAATATGTACTTATTTTAAAATTGGTAGCTCTATCATTTATTCTGAAGATACAGGTAATCTTCTACTAAATAGTCTGCTTCCAGCATTATTTTCAGTATTCTTATTTGCCGGATTGTTTTTACCTTTAATATTAGATTTTGGTTTACTTGAATTTTTCGGAACTATGCTTACTAAAATAATGAGACCTTTATTTAATCTTCCAGGACGTTCTTCAGTTGATTGTATAGCTTCTTGGCTTGGGGATGGAACTATTGGTGTTCTTTTAACTAGTAAACAGTATGAAGATGGATTTTATACTGCAAGAGAAGCTGCTATAATCGGAACTTCTTTTTCAGCAGTATCAATAACTTTTGCATTATTAGTAATACGTCAAGTAGGGCTTGAAGATATGTTCGTTCCATTTTATCTGACAGTTACTTTAGCTGGTATGGTTGCAGCTTTCCTTGTACCTAGAATACCACCACTTTCAAGAAAAACTGATACTTTTTATAATAATAAAAATTCTAATACTAGTGAATCTATACCTAGTGGTTATTCTTCTTTTTCTTGGGGACTTGAACAAGCTATTCAAAGAGCTGAAAAAAATAATGATACAAAAAAATTCTTCATTGACGGCTTGAAAAATGTACTTGATATGTGGCTTGGTGTTACTCCAGTAGTTATGGCTTTGGGAACTTTAGCATTAATAATAGCTACATATACTCATATATTTCAATGGCTTGGAACTCCTTTTATTCCATTTTTGAAATTGCTTCATTTACCTGAAGCAAAAGCTGCCTCATCTACACTAGTTGTAGGATTTGCAGATATGTTTCTTCCATCAGTTATTGCTGCAAGTACAATAAAAAGCGAACTTACTCGTTTTGTAATTGCTGCTGTATCAGTAACTCAACTTATATATATGTCTGAAGTTGGAGGATTACTAATAGGTTCTAAAATACCTGTAAACTTCAAAGAATTATTTATAATATTTTTAGAAAGAACACTTATAACTCTACCAGTAATTACTCTAATAGCACATATTATATTTAAATAA
- a CDS encoding DUF2953 domain-containing protein, whose product MYIFIFTAITLIVLILLLLALIPLKIYFNANSYNLFNSNILFSWFNEFLKGKIICDNTGSLILNIYFYNRLVKTKPLILSNKSKNTLTSNKINILKNLKINSIDIKTYYGFKDPSLTGIICGIINLIPSFSYKNNISNYPNFNSDITYFDTSGKIHLNLLFTLTQIVKNKFNISFNNISYANK is encoded by the coding sequence ATGTATATTTTTATTTTCACAGCTATAACTTTAATTGTATTAATTTTATTATTACTAGCACTAATACCATTAAAAATATATTTTAATGCTAATTCATATAACCTTTTTAATTCTAATATATTATTTTCTTGGTTTAATGAATTTTTAAAAGGTAAAATTATTTGTGATAATACAGGCTCATTAATTTTAAATATATACTTTTATAACAGATTAGTAAAAACTAAACCTCTAATCTTAAGTAACAAATCAAAAAATACATTAACTAGCAATAAAATAAATATATTAAAAAACTTAAAAATAAACTCTATAGATATAAAAACTTATTATGGTTTTAAAGATCCTAGTTTAACTGGTATAATTTGTGGAATTATAAATCTAATACCTTCTTTTTCTTATAAAAATAATATAAGTAATTATCCAAATTTTAATTCTGATATAACATATTTTGATACATCAGGTAAAATACATTTAAATTTATTATTTACATTAACACAAATTGTTAAAAATAAATTTAATATATCTTTTAATAATATTTCTTATGCTAATAAATAA
- a CDS encoding GerW family sporulation protein, whose amino-acid sequence MQLNNNFSDNMNTVFTKVEDYVKHESMMGTPLTVENKTLVPIVSVSLGYGSGNNSPKNKNNSTSSSCPAEGVGLGAKIATDAVVVIDKDCVSMLPVSQRTNVNINDMITKLPNVISSLKGSTNTQQNQGQQQSQQATNQMQSQATSIKTK is encoded by the coding sequence ATGCAATTAAATAATAATTTTTCTGATAATATGAATACTGTATTTACGAAAGTAGAAGACTATGTAAAACATGAAAGTATGATGGGAACACCATTAACCGTAGAAAATAAAACTTTAGTTCCAATAGTATCTGTTTCTTTAGGTTATGGTAGTGGAAATAATTCTCCTAAAAATAAAAACAATTCTACTTCTAGTTCCTGTCCTGCCGAAGGTGTAGGACTTGGTGCTAAGATAGCTACTGATGCAGTTGTAGTTATTGATAAAGATTGTGTTTCTATGCTTCCAGTATCTCAAAGAACTAATGTAAATATTAATGATATGATAACTAAACTCCCTAATGTTATAAGTAGTTTAAAAGGAAGCACTAACACTCAACAAAATCAAGGACAACAACAGTCTCAACAGGCAACTAATCAAATGCAAAGCCAAGCTACTTCTATTAAAACAAAATAA
- a CDS encoding GntP family permease encodes MVEISTLGALIGLVTAIWMIFKKVNPVYAMIGGAFVGGIIGGATITETVDIVVHGAQSIVPAVLRVLTVGVFAGVLIETGAADKIAETIIQKLGEEKALMAIILSSCIICAVGVIIPVTIITVAPIALIIAKRAKLSKASILIAMLGGGKSGNIMSPNPNAIAIADGFKIDLSMSMLGGIIPAIFGIIITYIIAKKLAHKGDVVLDDGIINEKKKLPSFKKAIVGPLFIIIMLALNSIFILNIDPMIILPLGGLIAAISMGEICKFKTYMSKGLLKMKGAAILLLGTGTIAGIISQSTLSDDIINIINYFGISGILLASISGILMGGATASITGGAVVTSSVFSNSILHMGVNPVAATEMVHTGVSVIDDLPHGNLFHISAESVSFNIKQRAKLIPYEILIGLTMNIIATMFYGFIIN; translated from the coding sequence ATGGTAGAGATTAGTACATTAGGAGCGCTAATAGGACTAGTTACAGCAATATGGATGATATTTAAAAAAGTTAATCCTGTTTATGCAATGATAGGAGGAGCTTTTGTAGGAGGAATTATAGGAGGAGCTACAATTACTGAAACTGTAGATATTGTAGTGCATGGTGCTCAAAGTATTGTGCCTGCAGTTTTAAGAGTTTTAACTGTTGGAGTTTTTGCAGGAGTGTTAATTGAAACTGGAGCTGCGGATAAAATTGCAGAAACAATAATACAAAAATTAGGAGAAGAAAAAGCATTAATGGCTATAATTCTATCATCTTGTATTATTTGTGCCGTTGGAGTAATAATACCTGTTACTATAATTACCGTAGCACCTATTGCTTTAATAATAGCCAAAAGAGCAAAGTTATCTAAAGCATCTATTCTTATAGCTATGTTAGGTGGTGGAAAATCTGGCAATATAATGTCACCTAATCCTAATGCTATAGCTATAGCTGATGGTTTTAAAATTGATTTGTCAATGTCTATGTTAGGGGGAATAATCCCGGCTATATTTGGAATAATAATTACATATATAATAGCTAAGAAATTAGCTCATAAAGGTGATGTAGTTCTAGATGATGGTATAATTAATGAAAAGAAAAAACTTCCAAGTTTTAAAAAAGCCATAGTGGGACCACTATTTATAATTATAATGTTAGCTTTAAATTCTATTTTTATTTTAAATATAGATCCTATGATAATTTTACCTCTTGGAGGACTTATAGCAGCTATTTCTATGGGTGAAATTTGTAAATTCAAAACATATATGTCTAAGGGACTTTTAAAGATGAAGGGTGCAGCTATTCTTTTGCTAGGTACAGGAACAATTGCTGGTATAATATCTCAATCTACTTTAAGTGATGACATAATTAATATAATTAATTATTTTGGAATTTCAGGTATTTTATTGGCATCCATATCAGGAATACTTATGGGAGGAGCTACTGCATCTATAACAGGAGGAGCTGTAGTTACAAGTTCTGTATTTAGTAATTCTATACTACATATGGGAGTAAATCCAGTAGCGGCAACAGAAATGGTACATACAGGAGTTTCTGTAATAGATGATTTACCACATGGTAACTTATTTCATATTAGTGCAGAAAGCGTATCTTTTAATATTAAACAAAGAGCCAAGCTAATTCCGTATGAAATATTAATTGGACTTACTATGAATATTATAGCAACAATGTTTTATGGTTTTATTATTAATTAA
- a CDS encoding response regulator has protein sequence MNTNKVLFVDDEVNILNSIKRCIIEQDYEAIFATNANKAIDILKSQEISVLVTDMRMPLGNGLDLLKTCKNISPLTVRVVLSGYISVPQILAAINTGEVFRFITKPWEDDEQFIPAINSALDYYNLKKEREILREELKQKNKIYENLMKESKDIIDNIHDDVLNIKNLSDSILDFLMGFCSQAKGKIKVATVMENYILLVKDIYLGYLDTIPSQNITFKICKLKRDISKYKSLYKEVIVDNDDFNHEGNYKLILYITSTIIKEIMKDSFGTNLKIIISSYPSLKILMEFDKNIENQNISLKLIVNMLNSFIKRCGGKVYFDENKNIVIEGNTKI, from the coding sequence ATGAATACAAACAAAGTATTGTTTGTAGATGATGAAGTAAATATACTTAATTCTATAAAAAGGTGTATTATTGAACAAGATTATGAAGCTATATTTGCTACTAATGCAAATAAAGCTATAGATATATTAAAAAGTCAAGAAATTTCTGTTTTAGTAACTGATATGAGAATGCCATTAGGAAATGGATTAGATTTATTAAAAACTTGTAAGAATATTTCACCTTTAACTGTTAGGGTAGTATTATCTGGATATATATCTGTACCACAAATTTTAGCAGCAATAAATACAGGAGAAGTATTTAGATTTATAACTAAACCATGGGAAGATGATGAGCAATTTATACCGGCTATAAATTCGGCTTTAGATTATTATAATTTAAAGAAAGAAAGAGAGATTCTTAGAGAAGAATTAAAACAAAAAAATAAAATATATGAAAATCTTATGAAGGAAAGTAAAGACATCATAGATAATATACATGATGATGTACTTAATATAAAAAATTTAAGCGATAGTATATTAGATTTTTTAATGGGATTTTGCAGCCAAGCTAAAGGAAAAATAAAAGTAGCAACAGTAATGGAAAATTATATTTTACTTGTTAAGGACATTTATTTAGGTTATTTAGATACAATACCATCACAAAATATAACATTTAAAATATGTAAATTAAAAAGAGATATTTCAAAATATAAAAGTTTATATAAAGAAGTAATAGTGGATAATGACGATTTTAATCATGAAGGAAATTATAAATTAATATTGTATATTACATCTACTATTATTAAAGAAATTATGAAGGATTCTTTTGGTACTAATCTTAAGATTATTATTTCAAGTTATCCTAGTTTAAAAATTTTAATGGAGTTTGATAAAAATATAGAAAATCAAAATATATCTCTTAAGTTAATAGTTAATATGTTAAATTCTTTTATAAAAAGATGTGGTGGAAAAGTTTATTTTGATGAAAATAAAAATATAGTTATTGAAGGAAATACTAAAATTTAA
- a CDS encoding response regulator, with the protein MSKSILFVDDERLILRAIKREMWDSDYETFYANNGAEALKILYENNIDMIVSDIKMPEMDGHNLLKKVKYLYPNVIRIALSGYADKNMIIKVVDTGLAKVHIKKPWDNDELINVIFDVFENIDKLNSKNMLRFLEESDELPTLPYILQKINNVIENEDCDLKDIVDIVSKDQTLSSKVLKTINSAFYGVRTGSINTAILNLGLLNLKSIILATEIFQCCNNEYNEYIEMLWQHSVLTNLLTNDIYKELLGKKIPEEYLSAALLHDIGKVIFLKIFKDKYQKIMDMKNKYPDMSFELCEKNIFDITHTELGAYVLNWWQMPNSISQVSMYHQNPIGCHKYYKEIVSVVHIADYLSWKTIYPSYAPKLNNYVFEHLNISKFQCEKLSLKYAKNKNFKDVIESKI; encoded by the coding sequence ATGAGTAAGAGTATTTTATTTGTAGATGATGAACGACTTATATTAAGAGCTATAAAACGGGAAATGTGGGATTCTGATTATGAAACCTTTTATGCAAATAATGGAGCAGAAGCCTTAAAAATATTATATGAAAATAATATAGATATGATAGTATCTGATATAAAAATGCCAGAAATGGATGGACATAATTTATTAAAAAAAGTTAAATATTTATATCCTAATGTAATTAGAATTGCTTTAAGTGGATATGCTGATAAAAATATGATAATAAAAGTTGTTGATACTGGACTTGCAAAAGTTCATATAAAGAAACCTTGGGACAATGATGAACTAATAAATGTTATATTTGATGTATTTGAAAATATAGACAAACTCAATAGTAAAAATATGCTTAGATTTTTAGAGGAATCTGATGAATTGCCTACACTTCCATATATATTACAAAAAATAAATAATGTAATAGAAAATGAGGACTGTGATTTAAAAGATATAGTTGACATAGTTAGTAAGGATCAAACATTATCATCAAAAGTATTAAAAACAATTAACTCAGCATTTTATGGAGTTAGAACAGGATCTATAAATACAGCTATATTAAATTTAGGACTTTTAAATTTAAAATCAATAATATTAGCTACTGAAATTTTTCAGTGTTGTAATAATGAGTATAACGAGTATATTGAAATGTTATGGCAACATTCAGTGTTAACAAATTTATTAACAAATGATATATATAAAGAATTATTGGGAAAAAAGATTCCAGAAGAGTACTTATCAGCTGCATTATTGCATGATATAGGTAAGGTAATATTTTTAAAGATTTTTAAAGATAAATATCAAAAAATAATGGATATGAAGAATAAATATCCAGATATGAGTTTTGAGTTATGTGAGAAGAATATTTTTGATATAACTCATACAGAACTAGGAGCATATGTTCTTAATTGGTGGCAAATGCCTAATTCTATTTCGCAAGTTTCAATGTATCATCAAAATCCAATAGGATGCCATAAATACTATAAGGAAATTGTAAGCGTTGTACATATAGCTGATTATTTGTCATGGAAAACGATTTATCCTAGTTATGCACCTAAACTAAATAATTATGTATTTGAACATTTAAATATAAGTAAATTCCAATGTGAAAAACTAAGTTTAAAATATGCAAAAAATAAAAATTTTAAGGATGTTATAGAATCTAAAATTTAA
- a CDS encoding PAS domain-containing sensor histidine kinase — MNLSDALKEIEERRLYMAIEQSTNGILIVDINGIIEYANKGIERIIGIVSKDFIGKHISIFQIDDYDKIIKKIIEKVSNNNMCNDDLLCINKRGEKLWLNVIVSPIRDKNLNIINFLIQANDVTYKNNLINILDKKNKELDKALKLLKQTQVKLLREDKMVCIGQLSAGIAHEINNPLGFVMSNFNTLKKYVRHFKETLESYRMIKQELQLKFGENINKEIEYLNKIEKKNKIDFIIDDLEEMFNDTSAGLERVRKIIYALRNFAHENNNGDLQQYDLNEGIENTLIIVKNEIKYTSQLKLNLTNIPLIKAKPNEINQCILNIIINASYAIKEKISKEEKYNQGNILISTTYDESYVYCSIEDDGIGIPYNIKNKIFEPFFTTKPIGKGTGLGLSITYEIIKNTHKGELIIESEENIGTKITIKLPINCGED; from the coding sequence ATGAATTTATCCGATGCTTTGAAAGAAATAGAGGAAAGACGACTTTATATGGCAATAGAACAGTCTACTAATGGGATATTAATAGTAGATATTAATGGAATAATAGAATATGCCAATAAGGGAATAGAAAGAATAATAGGAATCGTATCAAAAGATTTTATAGGTAAACATATATCTATATTTCAAATTGATGATTATGATAAAATTATAAAGAAAATAATTGAAAAGGTTTCTAATAATAATATGTGTAATGATGATTTACTTTGCATAAATAAAAGAGGTGAAAAATTATGGTTAAATGTAATAGTATCACCAATTAGAGATAAAAATCTAAATATAATTAACTTTTTAATACAAGCAAATGATGTTACATATAAGAATAATTTAATAAACATATTAGATAAAAAAAATAAAGAATTAGATAAAGCATTAAAATTATTGAAACAAACTCAAGTAAAGTTACTTAGAGAAGATAAAATGGTATGTATAGGTCAATTGTCAGCTGGCATTGCTCATGAAATAAATAATCCATTAGGATTTGTAATGAGTAATTTTAATACACTAAAAAAATATGTAAGACATTTCAAAGAAACATTAGAAAGTTATAGAATGATAAAACAGGAGTTGCAATTAAAATTTGGAGAAAATATAAATAAAGAAATTGAATATTTAAATAAAATAGAAAAAAAAAATAAGATAGATTTTATAATAGATGATTTAGAGGAAATGTTTAATGATACAAGTGCTGGATTAGAACGAGTTAGAAAAATCATATATGCTCTTAGAAATTTTGCTCATGAAAATAATAATGGAGATTTACAACAATATGATTTAAATGAAGGTATAGAAAACACGCTTATTATAGTAAAAAATGAGATAAAATACACTTCACAATTAAAATTAAATTTAACTAACATACCTCTTATAAAAGCCAAACCTAATGAAATCAATCAATGCATTTTAAATATAATAATAAATGCTTCATATGCAATAAAAGAAAAAATATCAAAAGAAGAGAAATATAATCAAGGAAATATATTAATATCAACTACTTATGATGAATCTTATGTATATTGTTCAATTGAAGATGATGGTATAGGAATACCATATAATATTAAAAATAAAATCTTTGAACCATTTTTTACTACTAAACCCATTGGAAAAGGTACTGGACTTGGACTTAGCATTACTTATGAAATAATAAAAAATACTCATAAAGGAGAACTTATCATAGAAAGTGAAGAAAACATAGGAACAAAGATTACTATAAAATTACCAATTAATTGTGGTGAAGATTAG
- a CDS encoding trypsin-like serine protease, translated as MKSMDCGKYKNFKCCKYTKEEKICYICDCEYEYFLNKPNIVGVGIGYKVQKEVLTSEKCIAVFASEKIPNNELKREDLVPSVYKGIKTDVIETGIFSTMKLSNRIRPVLGGYGIAPVTTKYYGTMGCLVTDGIENFILSSNHILADLNNIKLGTPILQPAIINGGNPEKDQVAVLSKFIPLRCINGTKRPENYMDVAIAKVINNNFVSSDIKFIGKPKGVRGHRLGQLVKKVGASTELTTGIIQYINVTIIVDENKKQFLMKKQLVTNAMAKPGDSGSILLNDNNYVLGILMASNNEYTIFNPIKRVLAALDVSIKII; from the coding sequence ATGAAAAGTATGGATTGTGGAAAATATAAAAATTTTAAATGTTGTAAGTATACTAAAGAAGAAAAAATTTGCTATATATGTGATTGTGAATATGAGTATTTTTTAAATAAACCTAATATAGTAGGGGTAGGCATTGGTTATAAAGTACAAAAAGAAGTTTTAACTTCAGAGAAATGTATTGCGGTATTTGCTTCTGAAAAGATTCCTAATAATGAATTAAAACGTGAAGATTTAGTGCCTTCGGTGTATAAGGGGATTAAAACAGATGTAATTGAAACTGGGATTTTTAGTACAATGAAACTTTCCAATAGAATTCGTCCAGTATTAGGAGGATATGGTATTGCACCTGTAACAACTAAATATTATGGTACAATGGGATGTCTAGTAACAGATGGTATAGAAAATTTTATATTAAGTAGTAATCATATTTTAGCGGATCTAAATAATATTAAATTAGGTACTCCAATACTACAACCTGCAATTATAAATGGTGGAAATCCAGAGAAGGATCAAGTTGCTGTTCTTTCAAAATTCATACCTCTAAGGTGTATAAATGGAACTAAAAGACCAGAAAATTATATGGATGTTGCTATAGCTAAGGTAATTAATAATAACTTTGTATCTTCGGATATTAAATTTATAGGAAAACCTAAAGGTGTAAGAGGACATAGATTAGGTCAACTAGTAAAAAAGGTTGGAGCATCTACGGAATTAACTACAGGAATAATACAATATATCAATGTAACTATAATAGTTGATGAAAATAAAAAACAATTTTTAATGAAAAAACAACTTGTTACAAATGCTATGGCAAAGCCGGGAGATTCTGGGTCTATTTTATTAAATGATAATAATTATGTGTTAGGAATTCTTATGGCATCTAATAATGAATATACTATTTTCAATCCAATTAAAAGAGTTTTAGCAGCTTTAGATGTTAGTATAAAAATAATTTAA
- a CDS encoding trypsin-like peptidase domain-containing protein, translating into MSNDNLEFDEKVFKICNEDYMDFFSKPNVVGIGLGKQVSNRQFTGEKCITVFVSGKFPKDLLAKEDLIPPTYKGIKTDVLPSGPISTCSFTGKIRPVIGGFGLSPTTSDEVGSVGCLVKDDNGYYILSNNHVLADTNKLPLDTDIVQPSIKDRGKNPEDVVAKLTKFVPIEFKNEDNVPENYVDAAIAKVINEDDVSSKVAFIGEILGIKPAKLEQSVVKVGRTTEQTFGLVLAERATIIVEYGDKKAIFKNQIVTTKMTSEGDSGSLLTDSEGYAVGLIYAHSQKHSYHNNISDVLNKLNVKLVTKNMKK; encoded by the coding sequence ATGAGTAATGATAATTTAGAATTTGATGAAAAAGTTTTTAAAATTTGTAATGAAGATTATATGGATTTTTTCAGCAAACCCAATGTAGTAGGAATAGGTTTAGGAAAACAAGTAAGTAATAGGCAATTTACTGGAGAAAAGTGTATTACTGTATTTGTTTCTGGTAAATTTCCTAAAGATTTATTAGCTAAAGAAGATTTAATTCCACCAACATATAAGGGAATTAAAACTGATGTATTACCAAGTGGACCAATTTCAACTTGTTCATTTACAGGAAAAATCAGACCTGTCATTGGAGGATTTGGATTAAGTCCCACAACTAGTGATGAAGTTGGATCAGTAGGATGTTTAGTGAAGGACGATAATGGATATTATATCTTAAGTAATAATCATGTTCTTGCCGATACAAACAAATTACCATTAGATACTGATATAGTACAACCAAGTATAAAAGATAGAGGAAAGAATCCTGAAGATGTAGTTGCAAAACTTACTAAATTTGTTCCTATAGAGTTTAAAAACGAGGATAATGTTCCTGAAAACTATGTAGATGCGGCTATAGCTAAAGTAATTAATGAAGATGATGTATCCTCTAAAGTGGCTTTTATTGGAGAAATTTTAGGCATAAAACCTGCAAAGTTAGAACAATCTGTAGTTAAGGTTGGAAGAACTACTGAGCAAACATTTGGATTAGTATTAGCTGAAAGAGCTACTATTATTGTAGAATATGGTGATAAAAAAGCTATATTTAAAAATCAAATAGTTACCACAAAGATGACAAGTGAAGGAGACTCTGGTAGCTTATTAACAGATTCTGAAGGATATGCAGTAGGACTTATATATGCTCATAGTCAGAAACATTCTTATCATAATAACATATCTGATGTTCTAAATAAATTAAATGTTAAGTTAGTTACAAAAAATATGAAAAAATAA
- a CDS encoding YebC/PmpR family DNA-binding transcriptional regulator has translation MSGHSKWHNIQAKKSKNDAAKGKIFTKIGRELILAARDGGSNLDTNSKLRDVVAKAKAANMPNDTIDRAIKKGAGELEGITYEEIVYEGYAPGGVAVMVKCLTDNRNRSAASVRHKFDKYGGNLGANGCVSYMFQRKGQLVIEKTDEIDEEELMMQALEAGAEDFSAEEEVFEITTDPADFSEVREELEKNGYSFLEADITMIPDVMTAVDMETAPKTQKLLDMLDDDDDVQDVYHNAEYPEEFEG, from the coding sequence ATGTCAGGACATTCAAAGTGGCATAATATACAAGCTAAGAAAAGTAAAAATGATGCTGCAAAGGGAAAAATATTTACAAAAATAGGTAGAGAACTTATATTAGCAGCAAGAGATGGTGGATCTAATTTAGATACAAATTCAAAATTAAGAGATGTTGTTGCAAAAGCAAAGGCAGCCAATATGCCTAACGATACTATTGACAGAGCAATTAAAAAAGGTGCTGGAGAACTTGAAGGAATAACTTATGAAGAAATAGTTTATGAAGGTTATGCACCAGGTGGAGTTGCGGTAATGGTAAAATGTCTTACTGATAATAGAAATAGAAGTGCTGCAAGTGTAAGACATAAATTTGATAAATACGGCGGAAATTTAGGTGCAAATGGTTGTGTATCATACATGTTCCAAAGAAAAGGACAATTAGTAATAGAAAAAACTGATGAAATAGATGAAGAAGAATTAATGATGCAAGCATTAGAGGCAGGAGCAGAGGACTTTAGTGCAGAAGAAGAAGTTTTTGAAATTACAACTGATCCTGCAGATTTTTCAGAAGTACGTGAAGAACTTGAAAAAAATGGATATAGTTTCTTAGAAGCGGATATTACAATGATTCCAGATGTTATGACTGCTGTAGATATGGAAACAGCTCCAAAAACTCAAAAACTTTTAGATATGCTTGATGATGATGATGATGTACAAGACGTTTATCACAATGCTGAATATCCAGAAGAGTTTGAAGGTTAA
- a CDS encoding YigZ family protein, with protein sequence MSYFTIKDESREEFQEKKSVFIGHAKRVHNEEEAREFIDKIKDEFKDARHNVYAYIIGENMGIQRYTDDGEPQGTAGIPVLDVIKKNGITDVVIVVTRYFGGILLGTGGLVRAYSKAAAMAIDKSGIVEKVKGLPLHINLDYDFLGKVQYVCGQNLWHIEDIKYTDKVSISILTETNNCENIKNKVTEVTSAKAEFIEGEEKYYFKLENRLYEDKKEN encoded by the coding sequence TTGAGTTATTTTACTATAAAAGATGAATCAAGGGAAGAATTTCAAGAAAAAAAGTCTGTTTTTATAGGACATGCTAAAAGAGTTCATAATGAAGAGGAAGCAAGAGAATTTATAGATAAAATTAAAGATGAATTTAAAGATGCAAGACATAATGTTTATGCATATATAATAGGTGAAAATATGGGTATACAAAGATATACTGATGATGGAGAGCCACAGGGTACTGCAGGAATTCCAGTTTTAGATGTTATAAAAAAGAATGGAATAACTGATGTGGTTATAGTAGTAACTCGATATTTTGGAGGAATTCTTTTAGGTACAGGAGGACTTGTACGTGCATATTCTAAAGCTGCTGCCATGGCTATAGATAAATCAGGAATAGTAGAAAAGGTGAAAGGATTACCATTACATATAAATTTAGATTATGACTTTTTAGGGAAAGTACAATATGTATGTGGTCAAAATTTGTGGCATATTGAAGATATTAAATATACTGACAAAGTTAGTATAAGCATATTAACAGAAACAAATAACTGTGAAAATATAAAAAATAAAGTTACTGAAGTAACTTCTGCAAAAGCAGAATTTATAGAGGGTGAAGAAAAGTATTATTTTAAATTAGAAAATAGATTGTATGAGGATAAGAAAGAAAATTAG